The uncultured Fusobacterium sp. genome includes a window with the following:
- a CDS encoding ROK family protein — protein sequence MNYYVGIDLGGTNTKIGILNNDGEIFKSTVIKTLSSEGAERTLTRIWEAAKKLADELNVDTKKIKGIGIGIPGPVINQSVVAFFANFPWGENVDIKSMMEKISGIETKLDNDVNIIALGEAKYGAAKGSKTSVTVALGTGIGGGIYIDGKLISGFMGAGGEIGHMKLVKDGKLCGCGQKGCFEAYASATGLIREAISRLLVNKQNLLYTMIDGKLDILEAKDIFDAAKEGDKFSLDLVEYEAEYLAMGIGNILNIINPEKIVLGGGVAMAGEILMNPVKEKLKKYALPVTLKNMEIVQGVLGNEAGIKGAVGLFM from the coding sequence ATGAACTATTATGTAGGAATTGATCTTGGAGGAACAAATACTAAAATAGGAATTTTAAATAATGATGGGGAAATTTTTAAAAGTACTGTTATAAAAACTCTTTCTTCTGAAGGAGCTGAAAGAACTCTTACTAGAATATGGGAAGCTGCTAAAAAATTAGCTGATGAACTTAACGTTGATACTAAAAAAATTAAAGGTATAGGAATTGGAATCCCTGGACCTGTTATTAATCAAAGTGTTGTTGCTTTCTTTGCTAATTTTCCTTGGGGTGAAAATGTAGATATAAAATCTATGATGGAAAAAATTTCTGGTATTGAAACAAAATTAGATAATGATGTCAATATTATTGCTTTAGGTGAAGCTAAATATGGAGCTGCAAAGGGAAGTAAGACAAGTGTAACTGTAGCTTTAGGAACAGGAATAGGGGGAGGAATCTATATAGATGGAAAACTTATTTCTGGATTTATGGGAGCTGGAGGAGAAATAGGACATATGAAACTTGTAAAAGATGGAAAGCTTTGTGGATGTGGACAAAAAGGATGCTTTGAAGCTTATGCATCAGCTACAGGATTAATAAGAGAGGCTATTTCAAGATTACTTGTAAATAAACAAAATTTATTGTATACAATGATAGATGGTAAATTAGATATATTAGAAGCAAAAGATATATTTGATGCAGCAAAAGAGGGGGATAAGTTTTCTTTAGATTTAGTTGAATATGAAGCAGAATATTTAGCAATGGGAATAGGAAATATATTAAATATAATTAATCCAGAGAAAATAGTATTAGGTGGAGGAGTAGCAATGGCTGGAGAAATTTTAATGAATCCAGTAAAAGAAAAACTAAAAAAATATGCACTTCCAGTAACTTTAAAAAATATGGAGATAGTTCAAGGTGTTTTAGGAAATGAAGCTGGAATAAAGGGTGCAGTAGGGCTATTTATGTAA
- the mglB gene encoding galactose/glucose ABC transporter substrate-binding protein MglB, with product MKKTGIILGALLLVAGLTGCGGEKKEEAAKAPEKLRIGFTAYKYDDNFIALYRKVVLAEAEKVQDKVELTMNDSQNSQQTQNDQIDVMLSKGVDALAINLVDPAAGQTVMEKIKAENVPVVFYNKKPAKSVIDAYEKAYYVGIDPNAQGVAQGELIAKAWKANPALDLNKDGVIQYVMIKGEPGHPDAEARTTYSIKTLNDMGIQTEELHLDTAMWDTAMAKDKMDAWLSGPNGDKIEVVICNNDGMALGAIESLKATGKMLPVYGVDALPEAIVKIEAGEMAGTVLNDAQGQGKGTWDMVVNLAQGKAATEGTSYQLVEKELLIPSIGIDKENAAQFK from the coding sequence ATGAAGAAAACAGGAATTATCTTAGGAGCATTACTATTAGTAGCAGGATTAACAGGATGTGGTGGAGAGAAAAAAGAAGAGGCTGCAAAAGCACCTGAAAAATTAAGAATAGGGTTTACAGCTTACAAATATGATGACAACTTTATAGCACTTTATAGAAAAGTTGTATTAGCAGAAGCTGAAAAAGTGCAAGATAAAGTTGAGTTAACAATGAACGACTCTCAAAATAGCCAACAAACTCAAAATGACCAAATAGACGTTATGTTATCAAAAGGTGTAGATGCATTAGCTATTAACTTAGTTGACCCAGCTGCTGGACAAACAGTAATGGAAAAAATAAAAGCAGAAAATGTACCAGTTGTATTCTATAACAAAAAACCAGCTAAATCAGTTATAGATGCATATGAAAAAGCTTACTATGTAGGAATTGACCCAAATGCACAAGGAGTTGCACAAGGGGAATTAATAGCTAAAGCTTGGAAAGCAAATCCAGCTCTAGACCTTAACAAAGATGGAGTAATCCAATATGTTATGATTAAAGGAGAACCTGGACATCCAGATGCTGAAGCAAGAACTACTTACTCTATAAAAACTTTAAATGACATGGGAATCCAAACAGAAGAATTACATCTAGATACAGCTATGTGGGATACAGCAATGGCAAAAGATAAAATGGATGCATGGTTATCAGGACCTAATGGAGATAAAATTGAAGTTGTAATTTGTAACAACGACGGAATGGCTTTAGGAGCTATCGAATCATTAAAAGCAACAGGAAAAATGCTACCAGTATATGGAGTAGACGCATTACCAGAAGCAATAGTTAAAATTGAAGCTGGAGAAATGGCTGGAACAGTTCTTAACGATGCTCAAGGACAAGGAAAAGGAACTTGGGATATGGTTGTAAACTTAGCTCAAGGTAAAGCAGCAACTGAAGGAACTTCATATCAATTAGTAGAAAAAGAATTATTAATTCCAAGTATTGGAATAGATAAAGAAAATGCAGCACAATTCAAATAG
- the mglA gene encoding galactose/methyl galactoside ABC transporter ATP-binding protein MglA, producing the protein MENCKYILEMNNITKEFPGVKALDGANLKVRPHSVHALMGENGAGKSTLMKCLFGIYEKDSGTILFEGKEINFKSAKEALDNGVSMVHQELNQVLQRNILDNIWLGRYPKKGFFIDEKKMYEDTKKIFEDLDINVDPRAKMGDLAVSERQMVEIAKAVSYNSKIIVMDEPTSSLTEKEVDHLFKIINKLRDRGCGIVYISHKMEEIKAISDDITIMRDGKWIATESVKDLTTEQIINMMVGRDLTNRFPPKDNVVKEEILKVEGLTALHQPSIQNVSFELHKGEILGIAGLVGSKRTEIVETIFGMREKESGKITIKGKEVKNHNPNEAIANGFALVTEERRATGIYGMLDINFNSTISNLDRYKGKNPLLALLNDKGMKEDTQWVIDSMHVKTPSQNTSIGSLSGGNQQKVILGRWLLTEPDVLMLDEPTRGIDVLAKYEIYQLMIELAKKDKGIIMISSEMPELLGVTDRILVMSNGRVAGIVKTSETTQEEIMTLSAKYL; encoded by the coding sequence ATGGAAAACTGTAAATACATATTGGAAATGAACAATATAACAAAAGAATTTCCTGGGGTAAAAGCATTAGATGGTGCTAATTTAAAAGTAAGACCTCATTCAGTACATGCTCTAATGGGAGAGAACGGTGCTGGAAAATCAACTTTAATGAAATGTTTATTTGGAATCTATGAAAAAGATTCTGGAACTATTTTATTTGAAGGAAAGGAAATTAATTTTAAATCTGCAAAAGAAGCTCTAGATAATGGAGTTTCAATGGTTCACCAAGAATTAAACCAAGTTTTACAAAGAAATATTTTAGATAATATTTGGTTGGGAAGATATCCTAAAAAAGGATTTTTTATAGATGAGAAAAAAATGTATGAAGATACAAAAAAAATATTTGAAGATTTGGATATAAATGTAGATCCACGTGCTAAAATGGGAGATTTAGCTGTATCTGAAAGACAAATGGTAGAGATAGCTAAAGCTGTTTCATATAATTCAAAAATAATAGTAATGGATGAACCTACATCTTCACTTACTGAAAAAGAGGTAGATCACTTATTTAAAATTATTAATAAATTAAGAGATAGAGGATGTGGAATAGTATATATTTCACATAAAATGGAAGAGATAAAAGCGATATCAGATGATATTACAATAATGAGAGATGGAAAGTGGATTGCAACAGAATCAGTAAAAGATTTAACTACTGAACAAATTATAAATATGATGGTTGGAAGAGATTTAACAAATCGTTTCCCTCCAAAAGATAACGTAGTAAAAGAAGAAATTTTAAAAGTAGAAGGACTAACAGCACTACATCAACCTTCAATTCAAAATGTAAGTTTTGAATTACATAAAGGAGAAATACTAGGAATTGCTGGTCTAGTTGGTTCTAAAAGAACTGAAATTGTAGAAACAATATTTGGAATGAGAGAAAAAGAGAGTGGGAAAATAACTATTAAAGGGAAAGAAGTAAAAAATCATAATCCAAATGAAGCAATAGCAAATGGATTTGCTCTTGTTACTGAGGAACGTAGAGCAACAGGAATTTATGGAATGTTGGATATAAACTTTAACTCAACTATTTCAAACTTAGATAGATATAAAGGAAAAAATCCATTACTAGCCTTATTAAATGATAAAGGTATGAAAGAAGATACTCAATGGGTAATAGACAGTATGCATGTAAAAACACCTTCACAAAATACTTCAATAGGATCTTTATCAGGAGGAAATCAACAAAAAGTTATATTAGGAAGATGGCTTTTAACTGAACCAGATGTTCTAATGCTTGATGAACCTACAAGAGGTATTGATGTATTAGCTAAATATGAAATATATCAATTGATGATAGAATTAGCTAAAAAAGATAAAGGAATTATAATGATATCATCAGAAATGCCTGAATTATTAGGAGTTACAGACAGAATACTTGTAATGAGTAATGGAAGAGTTGCAGGAATAGTAAAAACATCTGAAACAACTCAAGAAGAAATAATGACATTATCAGCAAAATATCTATAG
- the mglC gene encoding galactose/methyl galactoside ABC transporter permease MglC translates to MSIRTKDGNIDYKKLLIQSGLYLVLLIMLVLIIIKEPSFLSIRNFKNILTQSSVRLIIALGVAGLIVTTGTDLSVGRQVGFSAVISATLLQAATTAHKVYPDMQDFPLFGAIAIVMVVGMVIGALNGLAVAKLNLHPFIVTMGSMTIVYGINSLYYDFAGGSPIAGFAEKYTSFAQGYINIGGFTISYLIFYAIIATVIMWVLWNKTKFGKNVFAVGGNIEAAKVSGVNVHWTLIKLYALSGIFYAFGGFLEAGRIGSATNNLGNMYEMDAIAACVIGGVSFYGGVGKISGVVTGVILLTVINYGLTYIGVNPYWQYIIKGLIIIVAVAFDSIKYAKKK, encoded by the coding sequence ATGAGTATACGTACAAAAGATGGAAATATCGATTATAAAAAACTTTTAATTCAAAGTGGACTATATTTAGTATTATTAATAATGTTAGTTCTTATTATTATAAAAGAACCTTCATTCTTAAGTATAAGAAACTTTAAAAATATCTTAACACAATCATCTGTAAGACTTATTATAGCTTTAGGAGTTGCGGGACTTATTGTTACAACAGGTACTGACCTTTCAGTAGGAAGACAAGTTGGATTCTCAGCAGTTATTTCAGCTACACTTTTACAAGCAGCAACAACTGCTCATAAAGTATATCCTGATATGCAAGATTTCCCACTATTTGGGGCAATAGCTATAGTTATGGTAGTTGGAATGGTAATAGGTGCTTTAAACGGACTTGCAGTAGCGAAATTAAATCTACATCCATTCATTGTTACAATGGGTAGTATGACAATTGTTTATGGTATTAACTCACTTTATTACGACTTTGCTGGTGGATCTCCAATAGCTGGATTTGCGGAAAAATATACTTCTTTTGCTCAAGGTTATATAAATATTGGTGGATTTACAATCTCTTACTTAATTTTCTATGCTATAATAGCTACAGTAATTATGTGGGTATTATGGAATAAAACAAAATTTGGTAAAAACGTATTTGCTGTTGGAGGAAATATAGAAGCAGCTAAAGTATCAGGAGTAAATGTTCATTGGACATTAATAAAACTTTATGCATTATCTGGTATCTTCTATGCTTTTGGAGGATTCTTAGAAGCAGGACGTATTGGTTCAGCTACTAACAACTTAGGAAATATGTATGAGATGGACGCAATTGCTGCATGTGTAATTGGAGGAGTTTCATTCTATGGAGGAGTTGGAAAAATCTCTGGAGTTGTAACAGGAGTTATCTTATTAACAGTTATTAACTATGGATTAACTTATATTGGAGTAAACCCTTACTGGCAATATATCATTAAAGGACTTATCATAATAGTAGCAGTTGCATTTGACTCTATTAAATATGCTAAGAAAAAATAA
- the cas6 gene encoding CRISPR-associated endoribonuclease Cas6 translates to MKISIECVLEKNEISTSYNRKILSFFKKSLENYNIEIKKFFYDEPIKKDMSFSCYFLIDKIENSKIKLKEKKFKIFLTFNSIVDGIHFYNAFIGAKNDKLNFNMGDDNNFIIKNINKLQEKEIEGKVAAFKLLSPLVIREKRKGKKDWYHFLDEKGMKVLKNNLCYSLKDKFSREVLEGLEIIPLDVKNVVVNFYEIKFNATKGIIALKGDNELLNYFYKAGLGSRKSSGYGMLELIN, encoded by the coding sequence ATGAAAATAAGTATAGAATGTGTATTGGAAAAAAATGAAATTTCAACTTCTTACAATAGAAAAATATTGTCATTCTTCAAAAAATCTTTAGAAAATTATAATATAGAGATAAAAAAATTTTTTTATGATGAACCAATAAAAAAAGATATGAGTTTTTCTTGCTATTTTTTAATTGATAAGATAGAAAATAGCAAAATAAAATTAAAAGAAAAAAAATTTAAGATTTTTTTAACCTTTAATTCTATAGTAGATGGAATTCATTTCTATAATGCTTTTATTGGAGCAAAAAATGATAAATTGAATTTTAATATGGGAGATGATAATAATTTTATAATAAAAAATATAAATAAGTTACAAGAAAAAGAGATAGAAGGGAAAGTAGCAGCTTTCAAATTGCTTTCTCCTTTGGTGATAAGAGAAAAAAGAAAAGGTAAAAAAGATTGGTATCATTTTTTAGATGAAAAAGGTATGAAAGTATTGAAAAATAATCTATGTTATAGTTTGAAAGATAAATTTTCTAGAGAAGTTTTAGAAGGTTTAGAGATAATACCATTAGATGTGAAGAATGTAGTTGTAAATTTTTATGAGATAAAGTTTAATGCTACAAAGGGAATAATCGCTTTAAAAGGAGATAATGAATTATTAAATTATTTTTATAAAGCAGGATTAGGAAGTAGAAAGTCAAGTGGTTATGGTATGCTAGAACTAATAAATTAG
- the cas8a1 gene encoding type I-B CRISPR-associated protein Cas8b1/Cst1 has product MEIKIELGNWQYNAGIVGLYEILIFCNRNSVKLESDAMIFDSKELEGFEEKYFAYLIEIYKKSLPWYKVISYKERVEKLLLDIETRPFEEVFSDSILKEIDTYIKSILKYYLKSKSIVSAYDFIKGNINPLEVEKELQGISIRKNENVIDKKDEILKTLEKIKEIIEYFELEDSKKYIGGKNIIYSIIKNGWNKVSILNPQTKEKDIYKDFKNYFVDSTKQYIEEDKSKYKYNCFICNRKIKKFDNDFSFLNNTGFDVARKPSHVWNFQNDVAMCPICKLVYSCVPVGFSYVHGAGLFINANINIENLININTKIKKDIYNDEKDLGIYKVLSKRLRNSEKRELKQNLNENIRKSEKYELEDIQLVRYEHENYYFNILSKNMIRVINGCEKEFNYLLNDSFLENGNRYVLIDEVMKRILNNENLFSLIHRALYSKNSIKDKNYITTNGVISMLKINFEMLKGAGYMENKEKDIIARGRIAGRELRKKYEGKDAEHKISGIAYRILNGIKTNNINMTMDTILNSYLYCKEQVPSIIIEILRDNDLHKTLGYAFIAGLLGKDYNSIENKDEEKMI; this is encoded by the coding sequence ATGGAAATAAAAATAGAATTAGGAAATTGGCAATATAATGCTGGAATTGTAGGGCTTTATGAAATTTTAATATTCTGTAATAGAAATAGTGTTAAATTAGAATCTGATGCAATGATTTTTGACTCTAAAGAATTAGAAGGATTTGAAGAAAAATATTTTGCTTATTTAATAGAGATATATAAAAAATCTTTACCATGGTATAAGGTAATTTCCTATAAAGAGAGAGTAGAAAAGTTATTACTTGATATAGAAACACGACCTTTTGAAGAGGTTTTTAGTGATAGTATACTTAAAGAAATTGATACTTATATAAAATCTATTTTGAAATATTATTTAAAATCAAAGAGTATAGTATCTGCTTATGATTTTATAAAAGGGAATATTAATCCTTTAGAGGTAGAAAAAGAGTTACAAGGAATTAGTATAAGAAAAAATGAAAATGTTATAGATAAAAAAGATGAAATCTTAAAAACTTTAGAAAAAATAAAAGAAATAATAGAATATTTTGAATTAGAAGATAGTAAAAAATATATTGGTGGAAAAAATATTATCTATTCAATTATAAAAAATGGTTGGAATAAAGTGAGCATTTTAAATCCTCAGACAAAAGAAAAGGATATTTACAAAGATTTTAAAAATTATTTTGTTGATTCAACAAAACAATATATAGAAGAAGATAAAAGTAAATATAAGTATAATTGTTTTATTTGTAATAGAAAGATAAAAAAATTTGATAACGATTTTAGTTTTTTAAATAATACAGGATTTGATGTAGCTAGAAAACCATCTCATGTATGGAACTTTCAAAATGATGTAGCTATGTGTCCAATTTGTAAATTAGTTTATAGTTGTGTACCAGTAGGATTTTCTTATGTGCATGGAGCTGGTTTATTTATTAATGCCAATATTAATATTGAAAATTTAATAAATATTAATACTAAGATAAAAAAGGATATTTATAATGATGAAAAAGATTTAGGAATATATAAAGTTTTATCAAAAAGATTAAGAAATAGTGAAAAAAGAGAACTAAAACAAAATTTAAATGAAAATATTAGAAAAAGTGAAAAATATGAGTTGGAGGATATTCAACTTGTAAGATATGAGCATGAGAATTATTATTTTAATATTTTATCTAAAAATATGATAAGGGTAATAAATGGATGTGAAAAAGAGTTTAATTATTTATTAAATGATAGTTTTTTAGAAAATGGGAATAGATATGTATTAATAGATGAAGTAATGAAAAGAATTTTGAATAATGAGAATCTTTTTTCTTTAATACATAGAGCTTTATATTCTAAAAATTCTATAAAAGATAAGAACTATATAACTACAAATGGAGTAATATCAATGCTTAAGATAAACTTTGAAATGTTAAAGGGGGCAGGATATATGGAAAATAAAGAAAAAGATATAATTGCAAGAGGAAGAATAGCAGGAAGAGAATTAAGAAAAAAATATGAAGGAAAAGATGCTGAACATAAAATTTCAGGAATAGCTTATAGAATTTTAAATGGAATAAAGACAAATAATATAAATATGACAATGGATACTATTTTAAATAGTTATTTGTATTGTAAAGAACAAGTGCCAAGTATAATTATTGAGATATTAAGAGATAATGATCTTCACAAAACATTAGGATATGCTTTTATAGCTGGATTATTAGGAAAAGATTATAATTCAATTGAAAATAAAGATGAAGAAAAAATGATATAG
- the cas7i gene encoding type I-B CRISPR-associated protein Cas7/Cst2/DevR, with product MKIKGLTMTIVFEAESANYGEGVGNVATLKKLTRGNGDQYTYISRQAIRYNIVEQLGEPLAKVESSGSGEKTVVQFSGDSTIKDYPEIDFFGYLKTEKGTNGKKRSAIVRLSNAISTENFKGDLDFLTNKGLADRLKRDMNIAQAEIHKSYYVYTVAIDLDQVGIDKNYEIELTKEEKIRRVEKLLDTIAFLYRDIRGRRENLSPLFVIGGVYNRKNPIFENLVKIQNNKILVKDIDSGIFDDMRNDTISGIIDGKFDNTQEIKDMLNSETIPQFFNKIKVKVKEYYESN from the coding sequence ATGAAAATAAAAGGTTTAACAATGACAATAGTATTTGAAGCAGAGAGTGCAAACTATGGAGAGGGAGTTGGGAATGTTGCAACTTTAAAAAAACTTACTAGAGGGAATGGAGACCAATATACATATATTTCAAGACAGGCTATAAGATACAATATAGTTGAACAATTAGGGGAACCATTGGCAAAAGTTGAATCTTCTGGTTCAGGTGAAAAAACAGTAGTTCAATTTTCAGGAGATTCTACAATAAAGGACTATCCAGAAATAGATTTTTTCGGTTATCTAAAAACAGAAAAGGGAACAAATGGAAAAAAACGTTCAGCGATAGTAAGATTATCTAATGCAATTTCAACTGAGAACTTTAAGGGAGATCTAGATTTTTTAACTAATAAAGGATTGGCAGATAGGTTAAAAAGAGATATGAATATAGCTCAAGCGGAGATTCATAAATCTTATTATGTTTATACTGTAGCAATAGATTTAGATCAGGTAGGAATAGATAAAAATTATGAAATAGAGTTAACAAAAGAGGAAAAAATTAGAAGAGTGGAAAAACTATTAGATACAATAGCTTTCCTTTATAGAGATATAAGAGGAAGAAGAGAAAATTTAAGTCCATTATTTGTAATAGGTGGAGTTTATAATAGAAAAAATCCAATTTTTGAGAATTTGGTAAAAATACAAAATAATAAAATTTTAGTTAAAGATATAGATTCAGGAATCTTTGATGATATGAGAAATGATACTATTAGTGGTATTATTGATGGAAAATTTGATAATACCCAAGAAATAAAAGATATGCTAAATTCTGAAACTATTCCTCAATTCTTCAATAAAATAAAAGTAAAGGTAAAAGAGTATTATGAAAGCAATTAG
- the cas5b gene encoding type I-B CRISPR-associated protein Cas5b, translated as MKAIRIKIKQNLPNYKYPTSFQIKETYPLPPYSTVIGMIHNACGFTEYKPMKVSIQGKYHSKTNDFATRYEFKNGAPFEAERHQLKVGDYGVSKSVSNIELLSEVELLLHIVPEDKNLLDEIYNSLLYPREYLSLGRREDLVVIEELKIVEVKSEEEIDEKIGIAEEYRAYVPVEMLEREEVIKAGEISNIKFKGTMYNLNKNYTLVNLGTAKSPKIFRKWTKVKVHYASNLYLSELDEVWFDEDKNPVFFA; from the coding sequence ATGAAAGCAATTAGAATAAAGATTAAACAAAACCTTCCTAATTATAAATATCCTACAAGTTTTCAAATAAAAGAAACTTATCCACTCCCACCTTATTCAACAGTAATTGGAATGATTCATAACGCTTGTGGATTTACAGAATATAAACCAATGAAAGTAAGTATTCAAGGAAAATATCATTCTAAAACAAATGACTTTGCTACAAGGTATGAGTTTAAAAATGGTGCCCCATTTGAAGCAGAACGTCATCAACTAAAGGTAGGAGATTATGGAGTTTCAAAAAGTGTATCTAATATTGAATTATTATCAGAAGTTGAACTTTTATTACATATAGTACCAGAAGATAAAAATTTGTTAGATGAGATATATAATTCATTATTATACCCAAGAGAATATTTATCTTTAGGCAGAAGAGAGGACTTAGTAGTTATTGAAGAATTAAAAATAGTAGAGGTAAAGAGTGAAGAGGAAATAGATGAAAAAATAGGTATAGCTGAGGAGTATAGAGCCTATGTTCCAGTGGAGATGTTAGAAAGAGAAGAGGTAATAAAAGCAGGAGAAATTTCTAATATTAAATTTAAAGGAACAATGTATAATCTTAATAAAAATTATACTTTAGTAAATTTAGGTACTGCTAAATCTCCAAAAATATTTAGAAAGTGGACAAAAGTAAAAGTTCATTATGCATCAAATTTATATCTTTCAGAATTAGATGAGGTATGGTTTGATGAGGATAAAAATCCTGTATTCTTTGCTTGA